A region of Solanum dulcamara chromosome 7, daSolDulc1.2, whole genome shotgun sequence DNA encodes the following proteins:
- the LOC129896088 gene encoding transcription factor bHLH168-like, which yields MESSKINTASTSSEKLDRKTQEKNRRIQMKYLSSKLSSLIPPHHHNLTKEMLTQQDQVDQAITYIEKLKERVEVLKRRKDKVAAQGTSDDSKKFMPTRACSTINIPMIEVRELDSTLEVILVSVLQKKLITMQEVINIIEEEGAQVVTANYSTIGDKVYYTIHAQVKITRLGVDSSKVYLRLQKLVC from the exons ATGGAAAGCAGCAAAATTAATACTGCTAGCACTAGTTCAGAAAAGCTAGACAGGAAAACACAAGAAAagaatagaagaatccaaatgAAGTATCTTTCTTCTAAACTTTCTTCTCTCATTCCTCCCCACCACCACAACTTAACTAAG GAGATGCTGACACAACAAGACCAAGTTGATCAAGCCATTACTTACATTGAGAAATTGAAAGAAAGAGTAGAGGTATTAAAGAGAAGGAAGGATAAAGTGGCAGCACAAGGCACAAGTGATGATTCAAAGAAATTCATGCCTACAAGAGCTTGTTCTACTATAAATATACCTATGATTGAAGTTAGAGAGTTGGATTCAACTTTAGAGGTCATTTTAGTCAGTGTCTTGCAAAAGAAGCTGATCACCATGCAAGAGGTTATAAACATCATAGAGGAAGAAGGAGCTCAAGTTGTTACTGCTAATTATTCAACAATTGGCGATAAGGTTTATTATACGATCCACGCTCAG GTGAAAATTACGAGATTAGGGGTTGATTCTTCAAAAGTCTATTTGAGATTGCAAAAGCTGGTTtgctaa